In Drosophila bipectinata strain 14024-0381.07 chromosome 2R, DbipHiC1v2, whole genome shotgun sequence, one genomic interval encodes:
- the Tfb1 gene encoding general transcription factor IIH subunit 1: MTTSSEDVLLQMGEVRYKKGDGTLYVMNERLAWMAEHRDTVTVSHRYADIKTQKISPEGKPKIQLQVVLHDGNTSTFHFVNRQGQAAMFADRDKVKELLQQLLPNFKRKVDKDLEDKNRILVENPNLLQMYKDLVITKVITSDEFWATHAKHHALKKMGKTQEIGVSGAFLADIKPQTDGCNGLKYNLTSDVIHCIFKTYPAVKRKHSENVPNKMPEAEFWTKFFQSHYFHRDRLTAGTKDIFTECGKIDDQALKAAVQQGAGDPLLDLKKFEDVPLEEGFGSVSGDRNVVNSGNIVHQNMIKRFNQHSIMVLKTCANVNTGPSAMTNGTNNANGPVSQSAYTNGVNGKASASASTSNSSSDQADKDEPQIKKQRLIEKIHYEDLGDPVTELGEDGKPLETNTKSKQFELSKVERYLNGPVQNSIYDPLYDSESLEEVQYKLVRNSESWLNRSVQRSVICSKAAVNALGELSPGGSMMRGFQEQSAGQLVPDDFQRELRHLYLSLSELLKHFWSCFPPTSDELEAKLQRMHETLHRFKQAKLVPFENRAMHELSPLRSSLTQHMNKLLRTANTKFNTWKERKLRNSR, encoded by the exons ATGACTACCAGCAGCGAGGATGTCCTGCTCCAGATGGGCGAAGTGCGATACAAAAAGGGGGACGGAACGCTCTATGTGATGAACGAGCGTTTGGCCTGGATGGCTGAGCACCGAGATACCGTGACGGTCTCCCACCGCTATGCGGATATTAAAA CCCAGAAGATCTCTCCGGAGGGAAAACCCAAGATTCAGCTGCAGGTTGTGCTGCACGATGGGAACACATCCACCTTCCACTTTGTTAATCGTCAAGGCCAAGCGGCCATGTTCGCCGACAGGGACAAAGTTAAGGAATTGTTGCAACAATTGTTGCCCAATTTCAAAAGGAAGGTTGATAAGGATCTGGAGGATAAAAACCGCATCCTCGTGGAAAATCCCAATCTCCTGCAGATGTACAAGGACCTTGTGATAACAAAGGTAATTACTAGCGACGAATTTTGGGCTACGCACGCCAAGCATCATGCTTTAAAAAAGATGGGAAAGACCCAAGAAATCG GTGTTTCCGGCGCTTTTCTGGCGGACATCAAGCCTCAAACAGACGGCTGCAACGGACTCAAATACAATCTTACCTCCGACGTGATACATTGCATTTTCAAGACTTATCCCGCCGTAAAGCGCAAGCACAGTGAAAACGTACCCAACAAGATGCCTGAGGCCGAGTTCTGGACCAAATTCTTTCAGTCACACTATTTCCACCGCGATCGTCTAACTGCCGGAACAAAGGATATTTTCACTGAGTGCGGCAAGATTGACGACCAGGCTTTAAAAGCAGCCGTGCAACAAGGCGCCGGTGATCCGCTGTTGGATCTCAAAAAGTTCGAGGATGTCCCATTGGAGGAAGGATTCGGCAGTGTGTCCGGGGATCGCAACGTGGTGAACAGTGGAAACATTGTGCACCAGAATATGATTAAGCGTTTCAATCAGCATTCCATTATGGTGCTCAAGACATGTGCCAATGTGAACACTGGACCCTCTGCCATGACTAACGGCACCAATAATGCCAACGGACCTGTCTCGCAGTCCGCATATACAAACGGTGTCAATGGAAAGGCCTCCGCCAGTGCTTCGACCTCTAATAGTTCCTCGGATCAGGCAGACAAAGATGAGCCACAGATCAAAAAGCAACGACTGATTGAGAAGATACATTACGAGGATCTGGGTGATCCGGTGACGGAATTGGGTGAGGATGGCAAGCCCTTGGAAACTAATACCAAGTCCAAACAGTTTGAGCTGTCCAAGGTGGAGCGCTATTTGAACGGCCCCGTCCAGAACAGCATATATGATCCTCTATACGATTCCGAAAGCCTAGAGGAAGTGCAGTACAAACTGGTGCGTAACTCGGAGTCTTGGCTGAATCGTAGCGTGCAAAGGAGTGTGATTTGTTCCAAGGCGGCTGTGAATGCTCTTGGAGAACTAAGTCCCGGTGGTTCTATGATGCGGGGCTTCCAGGAGCAATCAGCGGGTC AACTGGTGCCTGACGATTTCCAGCGCGAGCTGCGCCACTTGTATCTGTCACTATCGGAATTACTGAAGCACTTTTGGAGTTGCTTTCCACCCACCTCTGATGAACTGGAGGCTAAGTTGCAGCGCATGCACGAGACCCTGCATCGCTTTAAACAGGCCAAACTAGTGCCCTTTGAG AACCGTGCTATGCATGAGCTGTCTCCGCTGCGCTCTTCGCTAACCCAGCATATGAATAAGCTACTGCGTACTGCTAATACCAAGTTTAATACATGGAAGGAGCGCAAACTGCGAAACAGTAGATAG
- the LOC108123369 gene encoding uncharacterized protein — MDGFRSLLVLFVLGLFQRLQAKFVWNTGGASALFVAIALPLDLPRKEVFLSYNFEAEYELPRSWKKKPPYLRNGNGTDDGSISDHLDHQQFDDFVYDDYYDDPGHKHKHKHHHGKKKKKTKPKPGSAGKPQKQKHKRKHKHKPKPKPKPPPEDEEDEDYKDFFQGFPLDGMGDPVARSMEKRSLLSRTKFYNILSHRFEMHGLGTGDRCLLRLICETNSYSLGDLNGVLGSMVHIMFSPSSSRYEALPQRYYTAELDGIKGRCGNYKLECQHSVLDLITQPIARYKENKSKLQ; from the exons ATGGATGGTTTTCGCAGCCTCCTAgtcctttttgttttgggtttATTTCAGCGGCTTCAAGCCAAGTTTGTGTGGAACACAGGCGGTGCATCTGCA CTTTTTGTGGCCATTGCTTTGCCCTTGGATCTGCCAAGGAAAGAGGTCTTCCTGTCCTATAATTTCGAAGCCGAGTATGAACTTCCCAGGTCTTGGAAGAAGAAACCACCCTACTTA CGCAATGGAAATGGTACCGATGATGGCTCAATTAGTGACCACCTTGATCACCAACAGTTCGATGACTTTGTTTACGACGACTACTATGATGATCCTGGACATAAACACAAGCACAAACATCATCATGgtaagaagaaaaagaagactAAGCCAAAACCAGGTTCAGCGGGAAAGCcccaaaaacagaaacataaacgcaaacataaacataagccaaagccaaaaccaAAGCCACCACCAGAGGACGAGGAGGATGAAGATTACAAGGACTTCTTTCAAGGATTCCCGCTCGATGGCATGGGGGATCCAGTGGCAAGGAGCATGGAGAAGAGATCTCTGCTGTCGCGTACCAAATTCTACAATATACTAAGCCATCGCTTTGAAAT GCATGGCTTAGGTACTGGCGATCGTTGCCTTCTCCGATTAATCTGCGAGACCAACAGCTATAGTTTGGGGGATCTCAATGGCGTTCTGGGCAGCATGGTCCATATAATGTTTAGTCCCAGTAGCTCTCGTTACGAGGCCCTACCCCAGCGATATTACACTGCCGAGTTGGATGGAATCAAGGGCCGCTGCGGTAATTACAAACTAGAATGTCAACACAGTGTTCTTGATTTGATCACGCAACCAATTGCCCGCTATaaggaaaataaaagtaaattacAGTGA
- the LOC108123434 gene encoding uncharacterized protein — MLSNPGFCGLFILLTIYLDVANPFVAFTPASTHGIFAAIAVPLELPHRNVFVSYNFEANYNLPEKWEKWTIFQNGPIESEEVVDTDADAETDEESSRKLSGGCQNCTEQEPYQEQDQEEEAKPTETPRNARKIRSLLTRTNIYRIFIDKLKRSGFQGESCLLRLICETSAAQLDEFNGVLGSIVHVLLSPSTSESENLPLRYYQAEHDGWNDHCHFYEPGCGESLLELVSEPFEAILNHIEQNKM, encoded by the exons ATGCTTTCCAATCCAGGCTTTTGTGGGCTTTTTATCCTTTTGACAATCTACTTGGATGTGGCCAATCCATTTGTAGCCTTCACTCCCGCCAGTACCCATGGT ATCTTTGCCGCTATTGCTGTACCCTTGGAGTTGCCCCACCGCAATGTATTCGTTTCTTATAATTTTGAGGCCAACTACAATTTACCCGAGAAGTGGGAGAAATGGACAATATTT CAAAATGGTCCCATTGAATCGGAAGAAGTTGTAGATACGGATGCAGATGCAGAAACCGATGAGGAGTCATCACGAAAATTATCTGGCGGTTGCCAAAATTGCACCGAGCAGGAGCCCTATCAAGAACAGGACCAGGAGGAAGAGGCCAAACCCACAGAAACGCCCAGAAATGCAAGAAAAATTCGATCGCTGCTTACTCGAACTAATATATATCGAATTTTTATTGACAAACTCAAAAG GAGCGGTTTCCAAGGCGAGTCGTGTTTACTTCGTTTAATTTGTGAGACTAGTGCTGCGCAGCTGGATGAATTTAATGGCGTATTAGGCAGCATTGTGCACGTGCTACTGAG TCCCAGCACTTCGGAATCGGAGAATCTACCTTTACGCTATTACCAAGCAGAACATGATGGCTGGAACGATCATTGCCACTTTTATGAACCCGGTTGTGGCGAAAGTCTTCTTGAACTTGTATCAGAACCCTTTGAAGCCATTCTTAACCACattgaacaaaataaaatgtag
- the LOC108123618 gene encoding uncharacterized protein isoform X1 has translation MFKQSKCIPWLRICAIVINWSIVKSALLFTTNSEYGIFMAISVPISLPHRNVFLSYNYEFNYYQPEHVYKYPPILMGQDFEDSYLTYPTTGRDANGVDWKLKGNTTNDSSKASSSREKRALTLMSRTVFYAMIKDKLRRSGFPGEACLLRLICETNSSQLGEVNGFLGSLVHIIFSPSSSKDEYLPNEYYEAEWDGLKHQSCLAYTKKCPESPLDLISVPLEQALSNIISRRRKK, from the exons ATGTTTAAGCAGTCAAAGTGTATCCCCTGGCTTAGAATATGTGCCATAGTAATAAACTGGAGTATTGTTAAGTCTGCCCTGCTCTTTACTACAAACTCCGAGTACGGG ATCTTCATGGCCATATCGGTGCCCATTAGTTTACCTCATCGGAACGTATTTTTATCGTACAATTACGAGTTCAATTACTATCAGCCAGAGCATGTTTACAAGTATCCTCCGATTTTG ATGGGTCAAGATTTCGAGGACAGCTATCTCACGTATCCCACGACAGGACGTGATGCGAATGGCGTAGATTGGAAACTGAAGGGAAATACTACAAATGATTCCTCAAAAGCATCCTCTTCCCGTGAAAAACGAGCTCTGACATTAATGAGCCGCACTGTGTTCTATGCCATGATAAAGGATAAATTAAGAAG ATCTGGCTTTCCTGGCGAAGCTTGCCTTCTACGCTTGATTTGTGAAACAAACTCATCGCAACTGGGAGAGGTGAATGGGTTTTTGGGCAGCCTAGTGCACATTATATTCAG TCCAAGCAGCTCCAAAGACGAGTACTTACCTAATGAGTATTATGAGGCCGAGTGGGATGGCCTGAAACATCAGAGTTGTCTAGCTTATACCAAAAAATGTCCAGAGAGCCCCTTGGACTTGATTTCTGTGCCACTGGAACAGGCGCTTAGCAATATAATAAGTCGtcgcagaaaaaaataa
- the LOC108123618 gene encoding uncharacterized protein isoform X2 gives MAISVPISLPHRNVFLSYNYEFNYYQPEHVYKYPPILMGQDFEDSYLTYPTTGRDANGVDWKLKGNTTNDSSKASSSREKRALTLMSRTVFYAMIKDKLRRSGFPGEACLLRLICETNSSQLGEVNGFLGSLVHIIFSPSSSKDEYLPNEYYEAEWDGLKHQSCLAYTKKCPESPLDLISVPLEQALSNIISRRRKK, from the exons ATGGCCATATCGGTGCCCATTAGTTTACCTCATCGGAACGTATTTTTATCGTACAATTACGAGTTCAATTACTATCAGCCAGAGCATGTTTACAAGTATCCTCCGATTTTG ATGGGTCAAGATTTCGAGGACAGCTATCTCACGTATCCCACGACAGGACGTGATGCGAATGGCGTAGATTGGAAACTGAAGGGAAATACTACAAATGATTCCTCAAAAGCATCCTCTTCCCGTGAAAAACGAGCTCTGACATTAATGAGCCGCACTGTGTTCTATGCCATGATAAAGGATAAATTAAGAAG ATCTGGCTTTCCTGGCGAAGCTTGCCTTCTACGCTTGATTTGTGAAACAAACTCATCGCAACTGGGAGAGGTGAATGGGTTTTTGGGCAGCCTAGTGCACATTATATTCAG TCCAAGCAGCTCCAAAGACGAGTACTTACCTAATGAGTATTATGAGGCCGAGTGGGATGGCCTGAAACATCAGAGTTGTCTAGCTTATACCAAAAAATGTCCAGAGAGCCCCTTGGACTTGATTTCTGTGCCACTGGAACAGGCGCTTAGCAATATAATAAGTCGtcgcagaaaaaaataa
- the Obp50c gene encoding uncharacterized protein Obp50c: MMTRSIALLICSCLLAVVAGIPLDVDCSRRQDVNTVRGCCAYPNLNFDQFRKQCGKYMPVGSPKVSACLYECIFNATNVLDGWEVNPSNTRSMLERLLGNNQDFLEAYVEGMLNCSDTVQAMMKNRRSRYPNASECSPVAVYFAICTQKYVFNHCPSSSWAGTEACETARLQSLNCPNAQLSRGVGLKKQ, encoded by the exons ATGATGACCAGGTCTATAGCTCTTCTGATCTGCTCCTGTCTGCTGGCCGTGGTGGCGGGTATACCCCTGGATGTGGACTGCAGCCGTCGTCAGGATGTGAAT ACTGTGAGGGGCTGTTGCGCCTATCCAAATCTAAACTTTGATCAGTTTAGAAAACAATGTGGAAAATATATGCCAGTTGGCTCTCCAAAAGTATCTGCC TGTTTATATGAATGCATTTTCAATGCCACTAATGTTTTGGATGGCTGGGAAGTAAATCCCAGCAACACTCGCAGTATGCTGGAGCGTCTGTTGGGCAACAATCAGGACTTCCTGGAGGCTTATGTGGAGGGCATGCTCAACTGCTCGGATACTGTGCAAGCCATGATGAAGAACCGAAGGTCCCGATATCCGAATGCCTCCGAATGCAGCCCGGTGGCTGTTTACTTTGCCATCTGTACCCAAAAGTACGTCTTCAACCACTGTCCCTCGTCCAGCTGGGCGGGAACAGAAGCGTGTGAGACGGCTCGGTTGCAGAGCCTGAATTGTCCAAATGCCCAATTGTCACGTGGTGTTGGTCTCAAAAAGCAGTGA
- the LOC108123587 gene encoding uncharacterized protein: MPKIHRLSDRQYMELDGLFQTMDMPTSHDSETDLESDSALSLCRLNRYNVTNLYDESVGGGGAVANPGSGRQRCYTMPHVPPPAPPSTPTLLTSCSNGSSNSNGNCSSSTVSVSISPTCSASGNPHPLESPLNHFIKSARNLRRESRRCVDSELSKLFNVVSITNQLTTIKNRTNSGSNTISCSDRGILNASRTISKLNGATATKIFKIHRDPKEFLRETDEDSVSAPEYDEEEEDTRIRYYRRTRYSRHFKSRLARKCSRKFARFEHHERMETIVDSFDFMSVNDADT; the protein is encoded by the exons ATGCCCAAAATACACCGTTTGAGCGACAGACAATACATGGAGCTCGATGGCCTTTTTCAG ACGATGGACATGCCCACCAGCCATGATTCGGAGACGGATCTGGAGTCTGACTCGGCATTGTCTCTATGCCGCCTGAACCGCTACAACGTCACCAACCTGTATGATGAGTCGGTTGGTGGGGGGGGAGCAGTGGCGAATCCGGGGTCTGGTCGCCAGCGCTGCTACACAATGCCCCACGTGCCGCCACCAGCGCCGCCCTCCACGCCCACTTTATTGACGAGCTGCAGTAATGGTAGTAGCAACAGCAACGGAAACTGCAGTTCCTCCACCGTCTCCGTATCCATTTCGCCCACCTGCTCGGCCAGCGGCAATCCGCATCCGTTGGAAAGTCCACTCAACCACTTCATTAAAAGCGCCAGGAACTTGCGTCGAGAATCGCGTAGATGCGTAGATTCGGAGCTTTCTAAGCTATTCAACGTAGTGTCCATCACAAACCAGCTGACGACGATCAAGAATCGCACCAACTCCGGCTCCAATACCATTTCCTGCTCCGACCGTGGAATACTTAACGCATCGCGTACCATATCGAAGCTCAATGGGGCGACGGCTACCAAGATCTTCAAGATCCACCGCGACCCTAAAGAGTTTCTGCGTGAGACGGACGAGGATTCAGTATCAGCGCCGGAgtacgacgaggaggaggaggatacGCGTATTCGCTACTACCGGCGAACGCGTTATTCTCGCCATTTCAAATCGCGGTTGGCGCGAAAATGTAGCAGGAAGTTTGCCCGCTTCGAACACCATGAGCGCATGGAGACCATCGTTGACAGCTTCGACTTCATGAGCGTTAACGATGCTGACACCTGA
- the LOC108123619 gene encoding uncharacterized protein: protein MDVQSPFWILFLSLSFVRATLIFNTNSEFGIFMAIAMPLSLKNRNVFLSFSYEFNYYQPEHIYKYPPILMGEDFEDSYLTYSTTGGEGASSSSRSFSSDDSKNTEKLRPQRALPAMSRTNFYIMLKDKLKRTGYPDEPCLLRLICETNASTLGEVNGLLGNIVHIIFTPSSSSDENLAKEYYQAEWDGRQYGDCSRYASQCKENVLDLISRPLDDILREVLDQRNGRQ, encoded by the exons ATGGACGTTCAAAGTCCTTTTTGGATTCTTTTCCTAAGCTTGTCTTTTGTGCGAGCCACCTTGATATTTAACACAAATTCCGAGTTTggt ATTTTCATGGCCATTGCAATGCCGCTTTCCTTAAAGAATCGCAATGTCTTCCTTTCCTTCAGTTATGAGTTCAACTATTATCAGCCCGAGCATATATACAAATATCCTCCGATTTTG ATGGGAGAAGACTTCGAGGACAGTTATCTTACCTACAGTACCACTGGAGGTGAAGGAGCTTCAAGCAGCAGTAGATCCTTTTCTTCAGATgattctaaaaacaccgaaaagCTGCGGCCCCAACGGGCTTTACCTGCCATGAGCAGAACAAACTTTTATATCATGCTGAAGGATAAATTAAAAAG AACTGGTTATCCGGATGAGCCTTGCCTCCTACGTCTAATTTGCGAAACAAATGCCTCGACGCTTGGCGAAGTTAATGGACTCTTAGGAAACATAGTGCATATCATCTTCAC GCCGAGCAGCTCGAGTGACGAGAACCTGGCCAAAGAATACTACCAAGCCGAGTGGGATGGCCGGCAGTATGGCGATTGCTCACGGTATGCCAGCCAATGTAAAGAGAATGTTTTGGATCTGATCTCAAGGCCGTTGGACGATATTCTACGGGAAGTACTGGACCAACGAAATGGAAGACAATAA
- the Obp50d gene encoding uncharacterized protein Obp50d isoform X1, translated as MSDLSTLLFLLIMPALLSAEPDCSQRPDVTSLKNCCRLPYLNLTSYNSQCGQYLVNGAHITPCSFECIFTAAKVLNGTSLVVENVEKMLLPMLDSQEFVQIYVDGFKYCSGQEQAMVKSLKRRRMPTVGKCSSMAVMYGLCSHRYVYRNCPDSVWSKSSGCNDAREFSIHCEDKLTG; from the exons ATGTCAGACCTTTCGACTTTGCTGTTTCTCCTGATAATGCCAGCTTTGCTGTCTGCCGAGCCAGACTGTTCCCAAAGACCAGATGTAACT TCCCTCAAAAACTGCTGCAGACTTCCCTATCTAAACTTGACTAGCTACAATTCCCAATGCGGCCAGTATTTGGTAAATGGGGCGCACATAACACCT TGTAGTTTTGAATGCATTTTTACAGCAGCCAAGGTCCTGAATGGCACCAGTTTGGTGGTGGAGAATGTGGAAAAAATGCTACTCCCCATGTTGGACTCCCAGGAATTCGTTCAGATCTACGTTGACGGCTTCAAGTACTGTTCTGGCCAAGAGCAGGCCATGGTCAAGAGCCTCAAGCGACGCCGTATGCCCACCGTTGGCAAGTGCTCCTCGATGGCGGTAATGTATGGCCTGTGTTCCCATCGTTACGTCTACAGGAACTGCCCGGACAGTGTCTGGAGTAAGAGCTCGGGCTGCAATGATGCCCGGGAATTCAGCATCCACTGCGAGGACAAACTGACCGGTTAA
- the Obp50b gene encoding uncharacterized protein Obp50b → MLLNVWPFIALLWLPSVVLGQGMDLAEINKCTQLMDTEKLAHCCGKGFLDKFIFVGSNCTPYWDDYGPCRYECLYKHWDLLDADNKIKKAQFYTMVTELYSPLNGHNNYGAALKAAHETCEQVGTKHADFVMLYAHQLGSSLGLTNSKCQPYAMIHAQCLQVHVTLHCPQEEFRATDKCHDLKKVISGCAVKLNLEPVANKDFTVSEKSAGGGWLISGELWIVLMGLLGLILCHL, encoded by the exons ATGTTGTTAAATGTTTGGCCATTTATAGCCCTACTTTGGCTACCTTCGGTTGTCCTCGGCCAAGGTATGGACTTGGCGGAAATAAATAAGTGTACACAGTTGATGGATACGGAAAAATTGGCCCACTGCTGCGGCAAGGGCTTCCTGGACAAGTTCATCTTTGTGGGCAGCAACTGTACGCCATACTGGGACGACTACGGACCT TGCCGCTATGAGTGCCTCTACAAGCACTGGGATCTGCTTGACGCGGATAATAAGATCAAGAAAGCGCAGTTCTACACTATGGTAACGGAGCTATATAGTCCTTTAAATGGCCATAACAACTACGGCGCCGCCTTGAAGGCTGCCCACGAAACCTGCGAGCAAGTGGGCACCAAGCACGCCGACTTTGTCATGCTATACGCCCACCAGCTGGGCAGTAGTCTGGGCCTGACCAATTCCAAGTGCCAGCCGTACGCTATGATCCACGCCCAATGTCTCCAGGTGCACGTGACCCTTCATTGTCCGCAGGAAGAGTTCAGGGCCACAGATAAGTGCCATGATCTTAAAAAGGTGATATCCGGATGCGCCGTCAAGCTAAACCTGGAGCCAGTAGCCAACAAGGATTTTACGGTGAGCGAGAAGAGCGCAGGAGGCGGCTGGCTAATCTCTGGCGAACTTTGGATCGTCCTTATGGGGCTGCTCGGTCTGATTCTGTGCCATTTGTAG
- the Obp50d gene encoding uncharacterized protein Obp50d isoform X2, whose protein sequence is MLLPMLDSQEFVQIYVDGFKYCSGQEQAMVKSLKRRRMPTVGKCSSMAVMYGLCSHRYVYRNCPDSVWSKSSGCNDAREFSIHCEDKLTG, encoded by the coding sequence ATGCTACTCCCCATGTTGGACTCCCAGGAATTCGTTCAGATCTACGTTGACGGCTTCAAGTACTGTTCTGGCCAAGAGCAGGCCATGGTCAAGAGCCTCAAGCGACGCCGTATGCCCACCGTTGGCAAGTGCTCCTCGATGGCGGTAATGTATGGCCTGTGTTCCCATCGTTACGTCTACAGGAACTGCCCGGACAGTGTCTGGAGTAAGAGCTCGGGCTGCAATGATGCCCGGGAATTCAGCATCCACTGCGAGGACAAACTGACCGGTTAA
- the Arc1 gene encoding activity-regulated cytoskeleton associated protein 1, with protein MAQPIQMTNEQLKALIEAVRISAAGAAAAAGGAENPIATAKGSFSACQHKFGGARDYDEVEEFITNIVTYKELENITDENALKGLSLLFYGLASIWWQGVRKEANTWNDAIGLIREHFSPTKPAYQVYMEFFQTKQEDHDPIDTFVVHKRALLAQLPNGRHDEETELDLLYGLLNIKYRKHIARTSVQTFKDLLEQGRVIEHNNQEDTDLANSKNVRGSRRTTRCTYCNFRGHTYENCRKRAQKRQEENNEE; from the coding sequence ATGGCACAACCCATCCAGATGACCAACGAACAGTTAAAGGCACTGATCGAAGCAGTCCGTATCAGCGCcgccggagcagcagcagccgctggAGGAGCTGAAAATCCCATCGCTACGGCAAAGGGCAGCTTCTCCGCCTGCCAGCACAAATTTGGCGGAGCCCGCGACTACGATGAGGTGGAAGAGTTCATTACGAACATAGTGACCTACAAGGAGCTAGAGAACATCACTGACGAGAATGCCCTCAAGGGGCTCTCGCTCCTTTTCTACGGACTGGCCTCTATCTGGTGGCAGGGCGTTCGCAAGGAGGCAAACACCTGGAACGACGCCATTGGGCTCATCCGTGAGCACTTCTCGCCCACAAAGCCCGCCTACCAGGTCTACATGGAGTTCTTCCAGACCAAGCAAGAAGATCACGATCCCATTGATACCTTTGTGGTGCACAAGCGGGCCCTTCTGGCCCAGCTTCCCAACGGACGCCACGACGAGGAGACCGAGCTGGATCTGCTTTACGGGCTTCTCAACATTAAATACCGTAAGCACATTGCCCGCACGTCCGTTCAGACCTTCAAGGATCTGCTCGAGCAGGGCAGGGTCATCGAGCACAATAACCAGGAGGATACGGATCTTGCCAATTCGAAGAACGTCCGAGGCAGCCGTCGCACCACCCGCTGTACATACTGCAACTTCCGGGGTCATACTTACGAGAACTGCCGCAAGCGTGCCCAGAAGCGGCAGGAGGAGAACAATGAAGAATAG
- the Arc2 gene encoding activity-regulated cytoskeleton associated protein 2 has protein sequence MTQMSDEQFRILIETIRALAPIKEEEPVSKGSFSNCPVRFSGQRDHDAVDEFINAVETYKEVEGISDKDALKGLPLLFNNIAVMWWKGVRRDARTWEDAMQLLRDHFSPTKPSYQLYMEIFETKQVHGEVIDSFICKQRALLAKLPEGRHDEETELDFIYGLLQPKYRESIPRHEIKTFRELLDRGRTVERTKH, from the coding sequence ATGACTCAGATGTCCGATGAACAGTTTCGGATACTCATAGAGACCATCCGGGCCCTGGCCCCGATCAAAGAAGAGGAACCGGTGTCGAAGGGCAGCTTCAGTAACTGCCCGGTTCGGTTCAGTGGCCAACGGGATCACGATGCCGTGGACGAGTTTATCAATGCTGTGGAAACCTACAAGGAGGTGGAGGGCATCAGTGACAAAGATGCCTTGAAGGGCCTGCCCTTGCTGTTCAACAACATTGCTGTGATGTGGTGGAAGGGTGTCCGTCGCGATGCCAGGACGTGGGAGGATGCCATGCAGCTGCTGCGTGACCATTTCTCACCCACCAAACCGTCGTACCAGCTGTACATGGAGATATTCGAGACTAAGCAGGTACACGGCGAGGTGATCGATTCCTTCATTTGCAAGCAACGGGCTCTGCTGGCCAAGTTGCCGGAGGGACGACATGACGAGGAGACTGAGCTGGACTTTATATATGGACTGTTGCAACCCAAGTACCGGGAAAGCATTCCACGGCATGAAATAAAGACCTTTAGGGAGCTACTTGATCGTGGCAGAACCGTGGAGCGAACGAAGCATTAA
- the Obp50a gene encoding uncharacterized protein Obp50a has product MYMGRILLVCLLGYTVSVEAAKCKAAPKSVQNVHICCSAPMPNWGVYNRECAASGSQASCRLSCIFNVSSALQGTSLIHAKIRPMLERAFTSDVTIDIYESNFAKCSAVVRSKYQELGQVSRQSNACDRHALFYSLCAYARLIFTCPEKMWQRSNRMCQEAKSYAKNCPWPALKMFMRNT; this is encoded by the exons ATGTACATGGGGCGTATACTTCTTGTGTGCTTACTGGGATACACAGTCTCCGTTGAGGCGGCAAAATGTAAGGCAGCTCCCAAATCTGTCCAG AATGTACACATCTGCTGTTCAGCTCCCATGCCCAACTGGGGAGTTTACAATCGAGAATGTGCCGCGTCAGGATCGCAGGCTAGT TGTCGACTTTCCTGCATTTTCAATGTGAGCTCAGCTCTGCAGGGAACCTCCCTGATTCATGCCAAAATTCGACCCATGTTGGAACGAGCTTTCACCAGCGATGTAACCATTGACATATACGAGTCAAACTTCGCCAAATGCTCGGCGGTGGTCAGGAGCAAGTACCAGGAACTGGGCCAAGTAAGTCGACAGAGTAATGCCTGCGATAGACACGCCCTCTTCTACAGCCTCTGCGCCTACGCCCGCTTGATATTCACCTGCCCAGAGAAAATGTGGCAGCGCAGTAATCGAATGTGCCAGGAGGCTAAATCGTATGCCAAAAACTGCCCCTGGCCAGCTCTAAAAATGTTCATGAGAAATACCTAG